The Streptomyces sp. NBC_00597 DNA segment CCGAGGGTGCCCACGTCACGCTGGTGACCTGCACCCTCGGTGAGGAGGGCGAGGTCATCCCGCCCGGGCTCGCCCACCTGGCACCCGACCGCGACGACACCCTCGGCGCCCACCGCGTCGGGGAGCTGTCCGCCGCCATGGCCGAACTCGGCGTCACCGACCACCGGTTCCTCGGCGGCACGGGCCGCTTCAGGGACTCCGGCATGATGGGCGCCGAGCAGAACCGCCGGCCCGGGTCCTTCTGGTCCACCGACGTGGACGAGGCCGCGGCCCACCTGGTCGAGGTCATCCGCGAGGTGCGCCCGCAGGTGCTCGTCACCTACGACCCGGACGGCGGCTACGGACACCCCGACCACATCCAGGCCCACCGGGTCGCCACGCGCGCCGCGGAGCTGGCAGCGGAGCCCACGTACCGCCGGGACTTCGGAGACCCGTGGCGGATCGCGAAGGTCTACTGGAACCGGGTCCCGCGCTCGGTGGTCGAGGAGGGCTTCGCCCGGCTGGAGGAGGCCGGTTCCAAGGCACCCTTCCCCGGGCTGGCTTCGCCGGAGGACGTGCCCGGGGTCGTCGCCGACGACCGGATCACCGCCGAGATCGCGGCCGACGAGACGTTCGTGGCGGCCAAGGCGGCCGCGATGCGCGCCCACGCCACCCAGATCGCCGTGGACGGGTCCTTCTTCGCGCTCTCCAACGACCTCGCACAGCCGCTGTTCGCGCGCGAGTACTACGAACTGGTAGTGGGCCGGCCGGGGGCCCCGACGGGCGAGCGCGAGCACGACCTGTTCGCGGGGGTGCAGGCGTGAGCGCAACCCTGAACCCCGCCCGGATCGCCGTCCTGCTCGGCCTGTTGGTAGTGGGCGCGCTGACCGGCGCGGCCGGCTGGCTCGTCGTGGACCTGTGGTTCCCCGCCGGGCTGCTGCTGGGACTGCTGGCGCTCTTCGGGCTGTTCCTCGGCGGCCGGATCGCCGTCGGGAGCGGGCTCGGGGTGGGCGCCGGGGCGATCGGTTGGTTCGTCGCGTACGTGGTGCTCGGCGTTCCGCGCCCCGAGGGGGACTTCCTGCTCGGTTCGTCCGGAATCGGTATGTACGCCTACCTTTTGGGCGGGACGGTGCTGGCTGTGATGTGCGCCACGCTCCGCGGGCCGTTCGATGGATCGGTTTCGGCCGCGCAGACCGGCAAGTGACGTGCCGTTGAACTCGGTCGGGGTGCGTGTTCACGGGGGTTGGGGCGGGACCTCCGGGTTGCCCGGAAGGGGTGCGGAGGGGCTGAAGGGGAACCCCTGATTCCCCTAGGACAGTTGCGCGAGGGCGTCGGCCAGTATGGTGGTCGGGCCGCCGAGCTGCCCGCGCACGGCACGCGGGCGGCGGAGCCAACCAGGAGAACCTGCCTTGAGTCGTGAAACCGACAGTTCGTCCTCCGGGCCCCAAGGGCGCGGTGGAGCCGCTTACCCCTCGGGTATGCCGCCGTATGGAACCGGCCAGCACCCGTCCTTGCCTGTGCCGCCTGGGCCTGGCGCGGCGACTGCCTCGGAGGAGAACCCTGTGACCTCGAACCCGTCCACGCCCGACACCGACGGGCCGAAGACCGAGACCACCCTGACGACCCGGATCCGGATCAACATCCCGGGTTCGCGGCCGATCCCGCCGGTGGTCGTACGCAAGCCGGTCGCGGCCGCCGCCGTCGACGCGGAGCCCGAGGCGGCGGCCGCCGTCGAGCAGCCCGTGACGGAGCCCGCGCCCGCCGCCGAGCCGGAGGAGCCGACCAGCAACTGGTTCGCCCCCCGCAAGTCGACTGCTCCGGGCCCCGCCCCGGCGCCCGCACCGGCCGCGGCGCTGCCGACCCGTACCCCGGCCGCGGGCTCCGCGCCCGCGCTGCCGACCCGTACGCCGGCCGGCTCCGCACCGGCGCTGCCCACCCGTACCCCGGCCCCGCCGGGCCCGGGCGCCGGGTTCGCCCCGGGCGTCCCGGGTCCCCGTGCGGGCGCCCCCGCGGGCCCCGGCTACGACACGCCCGCCCACGGCTTCGCCCCGGCGCCCGCTCCGGCCGGCCCCGGCTACGGCGCGGGCGGCCCCGGCCCGGGCCCCGACGCCCCCCTGGCCGCCCGGCGGCCCGGCGGCCCCGGCGTCGGCACGACCCCGGTCATGCCCGGCTACGAGGACGGCGGACCCACCACCGAGGCGTTCCCCGCGTACGGCGGCCCCGTGGGCCCCGGCGGCTCCGGCGCGCCGGCGGGCCCCACTGGCGGCCCCGCTCTCGGCAGCGTCCCCGTCGGCGCCGAGGAGCCCCGCTGGCCCGGCCCCGATCTGGACGACCCGTTCCCGGCTCCCGCGCCGACCCCGGTCCCCGCCCCGGCACCGGCCGCCCCCGCGCGTCCGAAGCCGGCCTCCGCAGCGCCGGCCAAGAGCAAGAAGGGCCGCTCCAAGCTGGTCCTCATCGGCGGCGGCCTCTTCGCCCTGTTCGGCGTGGCCTACGGCGCCGGGCTGCTCCTCAACCATTCCGACGTCCCCAAGGGCACGACCGTCCTCGGCGTCGACATCAGCGGCAGCCGCGACGAGGCCGTCGGCAAGCTCCAGACGGCCTTCGGCAACCGGGCGGCGTCCCCGCTCACGCTCACCGTCGGCGGCAAGCAGGTCGAGCTCAAGCCCGAGAAGGCCGGCCTGAGCCTGGACGCCCAGACCACCGTCCGCAACGCGGCGGGCAGCGACTACAACCCCGT contains these protein-coding regions:
- a CDS encoding DUF6113 family protein, which codes for MSATLNPARIAVLLGLLVVGALTGAAGWLVVDLWFPAGLLLGLLALFGLFLGGRIAVGSGLGVGAGAIGWFVAYVVLGVPRPEGDFLLGSSGIGMYAYLLGGTVLAVMCATLRGPFDGSVSAAQTGK
- the mshB gene encoding N-acetyl-1-D-myo-inositol-2-amino-2-deoxy-alpha-D-glucopyranoside deacetylase; translated protein: MNGLPARRLLLVHAHPDDESINNGVTMAKYAAEGAHVTLVTCTLGEEGEVIPPGLAHLAPDRDDTLGAHRVGELSAAMAELGVTDHRFLGGTGRFRDSGMMGAEQNRRPGSFWSTDVDEAAAHLVEVIREVRPQVLVTYDPDGGYGHPDHIQAHRVATRAAELAAEPTYRRDFGDPWRIAKVYWNRVPRSVVEEGFARLEEAGSKAPFPGLASPEDVPGVVADDRITAEIAADETFVAAKAAAMRAHATQIAVDGSFFALSNDLAQPLFAREYYELVVGRPGAPTGEREHDLFAGVQA